From Virgibacillus ihumii, the proteins below share one genomic window:
- a CDS encoding DUF4430 domain-containing protein yields MHKGFLRLASFLIVIGLLVGCGTSEGQSTSQNNQSAKSTESSNASEQKDETVTIILSKNNGEKQLGKKEIEIEEGTTLMSVMKKNFTLKTSHNGGFITAIEGVSHDKGKTAWMFTVNGEAAKVGAKELELSPGDQITFDLHAF; encoded by the coding sequence ATGCATAAAGGTTTCTTACGTTTGGCATCATTTTTAATTGTTATTGGGTTATTAGTTGGCTGTGGAACAAGTGAAGGGCAGTCGACGTCACAGAATAATCAGAGCGCTAAATCAACGGAAAGCAGCAACGCATCTGAACAAAAGGATGAAACAGTCACCATTATCCTTTCCAAAAATAATGGGGAAAAGCAGCTCGGGAAAAAAGAAATTGAAATTGAGGAAGGGACAACATTGATGTCGGTTATGAAAAAAAATTTTACACTGAAAACATCCCATAATGGTGGATTTATTACCGCCATTGAAGGTGTTTCACATGATAAAGGAAAAACGGCATGGATGTTTACCGTGAATGGAGAAGCAGCTAAAGTTGGTGCAAAAGAGCTCGAATTGTCCCCAGGCGATCAAATAACGTTTGATCTGCATGCATTTTGA
- a CDS encoding spore coat protein CotJB translates to MSKTLPPEYYQLLEELQAVDFVLVELTLYLDTHPYDYDAIEQFNLYVKKSKELTNNFEAKFGPLMQFGKSYSDYPWNWDDTPWPWQV, encoded by the coding sequence ATGAGTAAAACACTCCCCCCTGAATATTACCAATTATTAGAAGAGCTTCAAGCTGTCGATTTTGTACTGGTTGAACTGACATTATATCTGGATACACATCCATATGATTATGATGCAATTGAACAATTTAATTTATACGTCAAAAAAAGTAAGGAACTGACCAATAATTTTGAAGCGAAATTCGGCCCGCTCATGCAATTTGGAAAAAGTTATTCAGACTATCCATGGAATTGGGATGATACGCCGTGGCCATGGCAGGTATAA
- the sigX gene encoding RNA polymerase sigma factor SigX, with translation MKAVFEELYEKYHQDLYQFIFYMVKDKEVCEDLIQEVYIKVLRSYDSFKGDSSEKTWLFSIARHVTIDFFRSLKRKRNRIAGYFDWNENDRYLSDQKPLPDEIAEQNEKIKRMYFYLDKCTPEQKSVLILRYIQSFSIQETAEILGFSISKVKTTQHRGLKRLKKWMIEANQKGGDGS, from the coding sequence ATGAAGGCCGTTTTTGAGGAATTATACGAAAAATACCATCAGGATTTATATCAGTTTATTTTTTATATGGTGAAAGATAAAGAAGTTTGTGAAGACCTTATTCAGGAAGTTTATATCAAAGTATTAAGATCATATGATTCGTTTAAAGGTGACAGCAGTGAAAAAACATGGCTTTTTTCCATTGCCCGTCATGTTACGATTGATTTTTTCCGTTCATTGAAACGAAAACGGAATCGAATAGCCGGGTATTTCGATTGGAATGAAAACGATCGGTATCTTTCCGATCAAAAGCCGCTTCCTGATGAAATTGCTGAACAGAATGAGAAAATAAAACGGATGTATTTTTATTTGGATAAGTGCACACCCGAACAAAAAAGTGTACTTATTTTGCGATACATACAATCTTTCTCAATCCAGGAAACAGCGGAGATTTTGGGTTTTAGTATAAGTAAAGTGAAAACAACGCAGCATCGCGGTTTAAAGCGGTTAAAAAAATGGATGATTGAAGCGAATCAGAAGGGAGGGGATGGATCATGA
- the prsW gene encoding glutamic-type intramembrane protease PrsW produces the protein MLAIISAGIAPVFALMSFFYLKDRFSEPITLVVKTFISGAALVFPIMFIQYALHAENFSDNNFIQSFLLIAFSEEFFKWFIFIFVIYNHTEFDTHYDGIIYAVSISLGFATVENVLYLVTNGIEYAFSRALFPVSSHALFGVIMGYYFGKAKVNNNFKKWNVVLAFVFPFLLHGSYNFILKTVTSDWLALLIPFMLILWMVCLNRMKAANKPIQSD, from the coding sequence TTGCTTGCTATTATATCAGCTGGTATTGCACCTGTATTTGCACTGATGTCCTTTTTTTACTTAAAAGATCGTTTTTCAGAGCCAATAACATTAGTAGTCAAAACTTTTATATCAGGCGCAGCGCTTGTCTTTCCAATTATGTTTATTCAATATGCTTTACATGCGGAAAATTTCAGCGACAATAATTTTATTCAATCCTTTTTGCTGATTGCGTTTTCCGAAGAGTTTTTCAAATGGTTTATATTTATTTTTGTTATTTATAACCATACTGAATTTGATACGCACTATGACGGCATTATCTACGCTGTTTCGATCAGTCTTGGATTTGCCACTGTAGAAAATGTTTTGTATCTCGTCACCAATGGAATTGAATATGCTTTTTCACGTGCATTATTTCCTGTTTCATCACATGCCTTATTTGGTGTCATAATGGGATATTACTTTGGAAAAGCGAAAGTTAATAATAACTTTAAAAAATGGAATGTGGTGCTTGCATTTGTATTTCCTTTCCTGCTCCATGGAAGCTATAATTTCATTCTAAAAACGGTCACAAGCGACTGGCTTGCTCTGCTAATTCCATTTATGCTGATATTATGGATGGTCTGTCTGAATAGGATGAAAGCTGCTAATAAGCCTATTCAATCAGACTGA
- a CDS encoding ECF transporter S component: MNTYKLTLLAVLAALAVVGRYVFAFLPNVQPVTSLIIICGLLLGPLAAVLLAILTTFLSNMLLGMGIWTVWQVVSWGLIGVLSGLLGKYPKKFPFWVIVAFSIFSGFLYGFVISLMTYSIAGEFWPYYLAGLPFSVNHAVGNAIFMVVFYPVISHLFKTYSNKHFYLKNTS; this comes from the coding sequence TTGAACACGTATAAACTAACGCTTCTGGCGGTACTTGCAGCACTTGCAGTCGTTGGCAGATATGTTTTTGCTTTTCTGCCCAATGTTCAGCCTGTCACATCACTGATTATCATTTGCGGGTTGTTGCTCGGGCCGCTGGCAGCAGTACTGTTGGCAATTTTAACAACTTTTTTGTCCAATATGCTTTTGGGAATGGGAATATGGACAGTCTGGCAAGTTGTTTCATGGGGGCTCATCGGGGTATTAAGTGGATTGCTTGGAAAATATCCTAAAAAATTTCCATTTTGGGTCATCGTCGCTTTTTCCATATTCAGCGGTTTTTTATACGGCTTTGTCATTTCGCTGATGACATATTCGATTGCCGGTGAATTTTGGCCGTATTATCTGGCGGGTCTGCCTTTTTCTGTCAACCATGCGGTCGGTAACGCAATTTTTATGGTTGTGTTTTATCCGGTTATATCCCATTTATTTAAAACATATTCAAATAAGCACTTTTATTTAAAAAATACCAGCTGA
- a CDS encoding RecQ family ATP-dependent DNA helicase, producing MINLISQANLDQKLKKYFQIDSFRPGQKEIIEDITAGNDVLGILPTGSGKSLCYQLPALLMDGLTIVVSPLISLMQDQVKQLKSKGFKYAAALNSFMDPEERIHVLRNIKQFKLIYISPELLQQPKLIELFSHIKISLFVIDEAHCISQWGHDFRPDYLRLGAVIKQLGNPVVLALSATATAEIQKDIITALDRKSITKHIYPIDRKNITFAVEHVSSNLEKKQALTDLFRQYRVPALIYFTSRRMSEETAHYLSQTLPLHRVAFYHGGMDQTDRVTIQQQFMNNQLDIICCTSAFGMGIDKHNIRLVIHYHLPPQIESYIQEVGRAGRDGKQSIGLLMYAQGDEQIPESIITSELPTDVMVRSIFQRLAELCHSSADYNQIKNQLIEEFQLNEIQWRFLHYQFEKHDMMRENKFLYHTNCWEAAEAKIIRLVSHRKSLKEAKLAEMVSWINHTNCLREHLYKSFQDTYEKPASMCCSSCGFSFSEWTPQQTENEEKQMTWQTKLRYILLSGVKNDQAE from the coding sequence GTGATAAACTTGATCAGCCAGGCAAATCTTGACCAAAAACTTAAAAAATACTTTCAGATTGATTCATTTCGGCCGGGACAAAAAGAGATTATTGAGGATATTACGGCGGGGAACGATGTTTTGGGTATCTTGCCGACAGGATCGGGGAAATCGTTATGTTACCAACTTCCCGCACTACTAATGGATGGGCTGACCATCGTAGTATCCCCGCTGATTTCGTTAATGCAGGATCAGGTAAAACAGTTGAAATCAAAAGGATTTAAGTATGCAGCTGCATTAAACAGCTTTATGGATCCGGAAGAAAGAATTCATGTGCTTCGAAATATAAAGCAATTTAAATTAATTTACATATCGCCTGAATTACTTCAACAGCCTAAACTGATCGAACTATTCAGCCATATAAAAATAAGTTTGTTTGTTATTGATGAAGCACATTGCATTTCCCAGTGGGGGCATGATTTCAGACCGGACTATTTACGGCTTGGAGCTGTTATCAAGCAATTGGGAAACCCTGTAGTACTAGCGTTAAGCGCAACAGCAACTGCAGAAATTCAAAAAGATATTATTACTGCACTGGACAGGAAATCCATTACCAAACATATTTATCCGATAGACAGAAAAAATATTACGTTTGCAGTCGAGCATGTAAGCAGCAATTTAGAGAAAAAACAAGCGTTGACAGATTTATTCAGACAATATCGTGTGCCGGCATTGATCTATTTTACAAGCAGACGGATGAGCGAGGAGACAGCTCATTATCTTTCGCAAACACTTCCGTTACACAGGGTAGCTTTCTATCATGGGGGGATGGATCAGACTGACCGGGTTACTATTCAGCAGCAATTTATGAACAATCAACTGGATATAATTTGCTGTACGAGTGCGTTTGGAATGGGAATAGACAAGCACAATATCCGCCTGGTCATCCATTATCATCTTCCTCCGCAAATTGAATCTTATATTCAGGAAGTGGGCAGAGCCGGGCGGGACGGTAAGCAAAGCATCGGCCTGTTAATGTATGCACAGGGGGATGAACAAATTCCAGAATCAATCATTACAAGTGAACTGCCAACAGATGTTATGGTACGTTCAATTTTTCAACGATTGGCTGAGTTATGCCACTCTTCTGCGGATTATAACCAAATTAAAAATCAGTTGATCGAAGAATTTCAGCTGAATGAAATTCAATGGCGATTTTTGCACTATCAATTTGAAAAACATGATATGATGAGGGAAAATAAATTTCTTTATCATACCAATTGTTGGGAAGCAGCTGAAGCAAAGATTATCAGGCTTGTCAGTCATCGAAAATCCTTAAAGGAAGCGAAGTTAGCTGAAATGGTAAGCTGGATTAATCATACCAATTGTTTGCGTGAGCATCTATATAAAAGTTTCCAGGACACATATGAAAAACCAGCCAGCATGTGCTGCAGCAGCTGCGGCTTTTCATTTTCCGAATGGACTCCTCAACAAACAGAAAATGAGGAAAAACAGATGACCTGGCAGACGAAATTGCGTTATATACTGTTAAGCGGGGTAAAGAATGACCAGGCAGAGTGA
- a CDS encoding Glu/Leu/Phe/Val family dehydrogenase gives MDVLSSTRTVVKTALEKLGYPDEVFELLKDPIRMMTVRIPVRMDDGSIKIFTGYRAQHNDAVGPTKGGVRFHPDVTETEVKALSIWMSLKAGIVDLPYGGGKGGIVCDPREMSFRELEGISRGYVRAISQIVGPTKDIPAPDVFTNSQIMAWMLDEYSRIDEFNSPGFITGKPIVLGGSHGRESATAKGVTIVINEAAKKKGLDVKGARVVVQGFGNAGSFLAKFLHDAGAKVVGISDAYGGLHDPDGLDIDYLLDRRDSFGTVTKLFNDTITNEELLELDCDILVPAAVENQITEENADRIKASIVVEAANGPTTLEATKILTERGILLVPDVLSSAGGVTVSYFEWVQNNQGYYWEEDEIEEKLQSIMIKAFNNIYNTAQTRRVDMRLAAYMIGVRKMAEAARFRGWV, from the coding sequence ATGGATGTGTTAAGTTCAACACGAACTGTTGTGAAGACTGCACTCGAAAAACTGGGTTACCCTGATGAAGTATTTGAGCTGTTAAAGGACCCAATCCGCATGATGACAGTCAGAATTCCCGTCAGAATGGATGATGGTTCAATCAAAATCTTCACCGGATATCGTGCACAGCACAATGATGCAGTTGGACCTACAAAAGGCGGTGTCAGGTTTCACCCTGATGTAACAGAAACGGAAGTGAAAGCATTATCGATATGGATGAGCTTAAAAGCTGGCATTGTTGACTTGCCATATGGTGGAGGTAAAGGCGGTATTGTTTGTGACCCCCGGGAAATGTCATTCCGGGAACTTGAAGGTATCAGCCGTGGCTATGTCCGTGCGATAAGTCAAATCGTTGGACCTACAAAAGATATTCCTGCACCGGATGTGTTTACAAACTCGCAAATTATGGCTTGGATGCTTGATGAGTACAGTCGAATTGACGAATTTAACAGTCCTGGCTTTATTACCGGAAAGCCAATTGTTCTTGGCGGTTCACATGGAAGAGAATCTGCTACAGCAAAAGGTGTTACAATTGTTATAAATGAAGCAGCAAAGAAAAAAGGTCTTGATGTAAAAGGTGCAAGGGTAGTTGTCCAAGGTTTTGGTAATGCTGGAAGCTTCCTGGCCAAATTTTTGCATGATGCCGGCGCCAAAGTAGTCGGAATTTCCGATGCTTACGGTGGACTGCATGATCCCGATGGGCTTGATATCGACTACCTTCTTGACAGAAGAGACAGTTTCGGAACGGTCACCAAATTGTTTAACGATACGATTACTAATGAGGAATTGTTGGAATTGGATTGTGATATTCTCGTTCCAGCAGCAGTTGAAAATCAAATAACCGAAGAGAACGCGGATCGGATTAAAGCCAGTATTGTAGTCGAAGCTGCTAACGGTCCAACAACACTGGAAGCAACTAAAATATTGACAGAGCGCGGTATTTTGCTCGTACCTGATGTCTTATCCTCCGCTGGTGGTGTCACAGTATCCTATTTTGAGTGGGTGCAAAATAACCAGGGGTATTATTGGGAAGAAGATGAGATTGAAGAGAAGTTGCAATCCATTATGATTAAGGCATTCAATAATATCTACAATACTGCTCAAACAAGACGGGTGGATATGCGTCTTGCCGCTTATATGATTGGTGTACGGAAAATGGCCGAAGCCGCCAGGTTCCGTGGATGGGTTTAA
- a CDS encoding YpdA family putative bacillithiol disulfide reductase, translating into MNMENTIIIGGGPCGMSCAIELQKQGIRPLIIEKGNIVNTLYNFPTHQTFFSSSEKLEIGGLPFITELKKPVRNQALAYYRAVAERTDIRVNTFEKVTEVSKQDEAFLIRTDKSGHRKAEYKAKHVIIATGYYDQPNKMNIPGEDLPKVMHYFKEAHPFFQKNVVVIGGKNSAVDTTLELHKAGANITVLYRGDGYSKSIKPWILPEFDSLVRKEIVGMEFNAETLRITKDQVEYRVDGETKSIDNDFVFAMTGYKPNNKFIKQIGISVDEHNGKPAFDENTYETNVPNAYIAGVVAAGYNNNEIFIENGRHHGKQIAEDIVKKG; encoded by the coding sequence ATGAATATGGAAAATACGATAATTATCGGCGGCGGGCCATGCGGTATGTCATGTGCAATAGAACTTCAAAAGCAGGGTATCAGACCGCTTATTATTGAAAAGGGAAATATTGTCAACACGTTATATAATTTCCCGACACATCAGACTTTTTTCAGTTCAAGCGAAAAGCTTGAGATTGGCGGTCTCCCATTTATTACGGAACTTAAAAAGCCTGTAAGAAATCAGGCGCTGGCATATTATCGTGCTGTAGCAGAACGGACGGATATCCGGGTGAATACGTTTGAAAAAGTTACAGAAGTCAGTAAACAGGATGAAGCTTTTTTAATACGAACGGATAAATCAGGTCACAGAAAAGCTGAATATAAAGCAAAGCATGTTATTATAGCTACCGGTTACTATGATCAGCCGAATAAAATGAATATACCTGGTGAAGACCTTCCAAAAGTAATGCATTACTTTAAAGAAGCACATCCGTTTTTTCAAAAAAATGTTGTTGTCATCGGTGGAAAAAACTCTGCAGTTGATACTACGCTGGAATTGCACAAAGCAGGTGCAAACATTACCGTTTTATACAGAGGAGACGGTTATTCAAAAAGTATTAAACCATGGATATTGCCGGAGTTCGATTCACTTGTCAGAAAAGAAATTGTCGGTATGGAATTTAATGCTGAAACACTGCGTATAACGAAAGATCAGGTGGAATACAGGGTGGATGGCGAGACCAAATCGATTGACAATGATTTTGTATTTGCGATGACCGGATATAAGCCGAACAATAAATTTATAAAGCAAATTGGTATTTCTGTTGATGAACATAATGGTAAGCCTGCTTTTGATGAAAATACGTACGAAACGAACGTACCAAATGCATATATCGCTGGAGTTGTTGCAGCCGGGTACAATAATAACGAAATATTTATTGAAAACGGCCGGCATCATGGCAAACAAATTGCTGAAGATATTGTAAAGAAGGGTTAA
- a CDS encoding spore coat associated protein CotJA encodes MYTQYKYWEPFISPTDPCPPDRVKVYSTPPNLYIPFQPRGLPQFDPKEALYHGTLWPALFSPYPPSTKRGEQNE; translated from the coding sequence ATGTATACACAATACAAATATTGGGAGCCTTTTATAAGTCCTACCGATCCATGCCCCCCAGATCGGGTAAAAGTTTATAGCACGCCGCCTAATCTTTATATACCTTTTCAACCAAGAGGATTACCCCAATTCGATCCAAAAGAAGCCTTATATCATGGTACATTGTGGCCCGCTCTGTTCAGTCCTTATCCACCGTCGACAAAAAGAGGTGAACAAAATGAGTAA
- a CDS encoding ferredoxin, with protein MAKYTIVDQETCIACGACGAAAPDVFDYDDESIAYVMLDENKGNKVIPETLEEDMLDAYEGCPTDSIKVSGTPFDGDPLKYEEG; from the coding sequence ATGGCTAAATACACGATAGTAGATCAAGAGACGTGCATTGCCTGCGGAGCATGTGGTGCTGCGGCGCCGGATGTATTTGATTATGATGATGAAAGTATCGCTTACGTCATGTTGGATGAAAATAAAGGAAATAAAGTAATACCGGAAACGCTGGAAGAGGATATGCTGGATGCTTATGAAGGCTGCCCAACGGATTCCATCAAAGTGTCAGGTACACCATTTGATGGTGACCCGCTGAAATATGAAGAAGGTTGA
- a CDS encoding genetic competence negative regulator, translating into MRIEQVSSSQFTIFLTFDDLIDRGFTKEDLWHDVSSVRSLFSDMMYEASTELDFELEGILLVQVHLMQAQGMHVVVTKKNENISWDEDFIEMKVTLDESKELIFSFAEFEDIIQVSSYLTKLNVDGGQVYYFNNSYYMLLHENELAYADKEDIIAVMSEFSTPSIITSYRLKEYGKEIMSEKAVHQVVKAFLC; encoded by the coding sequence ATGCGTATAGAACAAGTATCCAGCAGTCAATTCACGATTTTTCTCACATTTGATGATTTAATTGACCGTGGCTTTACGAAAGAAGATCTGTGGCATGATGTTTCAAGTGTGCGCAGTCTGTTCAGCGATATGATGTATGAAGCCAGTACCGAACTGGATTTTGAACTGGAGGGGATACTGCTTGTACAGGTTCATTTAATGCAGGCGCAAGGCATGCATGTCGTTGTTACCAAAAAGAACGAAAATATAAGCTGGGATGAGGATTTTATTGAGATGAAAGTTACTTTGGATGAAAGTAAAGAACTAATCTTTTCATTTGCCGAATTTGAAGACATCATCCAGGTTTCCTCCTATTTAACAAAGCTTAATGTGGATGGTGGTCAAGTATACTACTTTAATAACAGTTATTATATGCTTCTTCATGAGAATGAACTGGCGTATGCTGACAAAGAGGATATTATCGCTGTTATGTCGGAGTTCTCGACTCCAAGTATTATTACATCTTACCGGCTTAAAGAGTATGGTAAGGAAATTATGTCGGAAAAAGCCGTGCACCAGGTCGTCAAAGCATTTTTATGTTAA
- a CDS encoding CPBP family intramembrane glutamic endopeptidase yields MTRQSEIIKQLSDAELNKQLVLSQLIMLVTGLFLSIFLFDDFSVWFELFELNITEILYYGVCSGLLIVIVDLLLIKIFPKRYYDDDGINARIFGNRKITETFALTLLVAISEEILFRGFIQTTFGYLIASILFALIHFRYLRKPVLLISVLAVSFYLGYIFLLTQNLLVTIISHFIVDFTLGIAIRFQKWGAEDEL; encoded by the coding sequence ATGACCAGGCAGAGTGAAATAATAAAACAACTATCTGATGCAGAATTAAATAAACAACTAGTGCTTTCCCAGTTGATTATGCTCGTTACAGGGTTATTTTTGAGTATATTCCTGTTTGACGATTTTTCAGTCTGGTTTGAGTTATTTGAGTTAAATATAACTGAGATTCTTTACTATGGAGTATGTTCTGGTCTGTTAATTGTTATAGTTGATTTATTACTGATAAAGATTTTTCCGAAGCGATATTATGATGATGATGGCATTAATGCAAGAATCTTCGGCAATCGAAAAATAACAGAGACCTTTGCACTGACATTACTCGTGGCAATTTCGGAGGAGATATTATTCAGAGGATTCATCCAGACAACATTTGGTTACCTGATTGCCAGTATACTTTTCGCACTGATTCATTTCAGGTATTTACGTAAGCCTGTTTTGTTAATTTCAGTCCTTGCTGTCAGTTTTTATCTTGGCTATATATTTTTGCTGACACAGAATCTGCTTGTTACAATAATATCGCATTTTATTGTTGATTTTACCTTGGGAATTGCTATCCGTTTTCAAAAGTGGGGTGCTGAGGATGAGTTATGA
- a CDS encoding manganese catalase family protein gives MWYYNKKLQYPVKVRECNPHLALFLIEQYGGADGELSAALRYLNQRYSIPDKVVGLLNDIGTEEFAHLEMIATMIYKLTKDATAEQMDAAGLGGRYTDHGHALFPENTHRTPWTAAYIQAKGDPIADLYEDIAAEEKARATYQWIINLSDDPELNDSLKFLREREVVHSMRFREAVEILKEDRDKKTFF, from the coding sequence TTGTGGTATTATAATAAAAAGCTTCAATACCCCGTAAAAGTCAGAGAATGTAATCCACATTTAGCATTATTTTTAATCGAACAATATGGTGGCGCTGACGGTGAACTGTCCGCTGCCTTACGATACTTAAATCAACGATATAGCATCCCTGACAAAGTTGTAGGGTTACTGAACGATATAGGCACTGAAGAATTCGCCCATCTTGAAATGATTGCGACAATGATCTATAAATTGACCAAAGATGCCACTGCGGAGCAAATGGATGCTGCGGGTCTAGGTGGCCGCTACACTGATCACGGTCATGCATTATTCCCGGAAAATACGCATCGGACACCATGGACCGCTGCATATATCCAGGCCAAAGGTGATCCGATTGCCGATCTCTACGAAGATATTGCCGCCGAGGAAAAGGCAAGGGCAACCTACCAATGGATAATTAATCTATCCGATGATCCAGAACTAAATGACAGCCTGAAATTTTTGCGTGAACGGGAAGTTGTTCATTCAATGCGATTTCGTGAAGCAGTTGAGATACTCAAGGAAGATCGGGATAAAAAAACATTTTTTTAA
- a CDS encoding asparaginase: protein MKNILIIHTGGTISMLENKETGKVSTTSEHPLTDLSYYFKSYANVDEVIAFSLPSPHITPEHMLELSKKIDKMSKDYDGIVVTHGTDTLEETAYFLDLTVKTAKPVIITGAMRSTNEIGSDALYNLISSLRVAIDQEASGKGVLVVMNDEIHTAGNVTKTSTSNVATFQSPQYGPIGIITKESIIFHHTILARYSHPAAQISKNVFLLKAYAGMNGQILEALYAGNPDGLVIEGLGQGNLPQNTVTPILKFIADNIPVILVSRCYQGIVQPTYAYEGGGKQLKEKGVILTNGLNGPKARIKLLLALEKTNDQNVIREMFENEK from the coding sequence GTGAAAAATATACTGATTATACATACAGGCGGGACCATATCCATGCTGGAAAACAAAGAAACCGGAAAAGTTTCAACCACTTCCGAGCATCCATTAACAGACCTGTCTTATTACTTTAAATCTTATGCAAATGTGGATGAGGTTATTGCGTTTTCACTTCCTTCACCACATATTACGCCGGAACATATGCTGGAACTGTCCAAAAAAATTGATAAGATGAGTAAGGATTATGATGGCATTGTAGTAACACATGGTACAGATACACTGGAGGAAACGGCTTATTTTCTGGATCTGACAGTTAAAACCGCAAAACCAGTCATAATCACAGGGGCGATGCGCTCAACGAATGAAATTGGGTCAGATGCCCTATACAATTTAATCAGTTCACTGCGGGTGGCTATTGATCAAGAGGCTTCCGGTAAAGGAGTCCTTGTCGTGATGAACGATGAAATTCATACTGCAGGCAATGTAACGAAAACATCAACTAGCAATGTCGCAACATTTCAGAGTCCGCAATATGGACCGATAGGAATTATTACGAAAGAATCCATTATATTCCATCATACCATTTTGGCAAGGTACTCTCATCCGGCTGCACAAATCTCTAAGAATGTGTTTTTACTTAAGGCATATGCCGGTATGAACGGGCAGATACTCGAAGCATTATATGCCGGTAATCCGGATGGTCTTGTGATTGAAGGTCTTGGACAGGGCAACCTTCCCCAAAATACGGTCACCCCCATCTTGAAATTTATAGCAGATAATATTCCGGTTATATTGGTTTCCCGTTGTTACCAGGGAATTGTGCAGCCTACTTACGCATATGAAGGCGGCGGAAAACAGTTAAAAGAAAAAGGAGTTATCCTGACAAACGGCCTTAACGGCCCAAAAGCCCGTATCAAATTATTACTTGCCCTGGAAAAAACCAATGATCAAAATGTTATTCGGGAAATGTTTGAGAATGAAAAGTAG
- a CDS encoding helix-turn-helix domain-containing protein, which yields MLLDMIIIKCSSQFQDKRSVAAIFHLLKGRKSIQTQQDAFLYDLQKFYGIYKKLSKQSFNLIINQLQDNGYLHLYGGSVLSGKKGTAFLQKMDRHRHVPYLNGMKYSNADTIFCQRLFLLIQTLTNSWHNHFSFIPVVDTPQITGWVKDHYKQMKPKHENVLYLIHKELQQLLERFPEADAEFFVDCLAGFEHYGMSSYQLAKHHELERLDVPLHLTAIVHRMFWEMEQEPGKFPIISYIIKDVKQETKLSQSASKTDILLRENHNPAEIARIRNLKINTVYDHIVEIALYEPNFPIDAYISNEQQEKIAAAIRKAKSFKLKDIKSGIDDEISYFQIRLVLATHHKGVR from the coding sequence ATGCTTCTAGACATGATTATTATCAAATGCAGCAGTCAATTTCAGGATAAACGAAGTGTCGCAGCCATTTTTCATCTTCTTAAAGGGAGAAAATCAATTCAGACGCAGCAGGATGCTTTTCTTTATGATTTGCAGAAGTTTTATGGCATATATAAAAAACTGTCTAAACAATCTTTCAACCTGATAATAAATCAATTACAAGATAACGGGTATCTGCACCTGTATGGTGGATCAGTCCTATCCGGAAAGAAAGGAACAGCATTCTTGCAAAAAATGGATAGACATCGACATGTACCTTATTTAAACGGTATGAAGTATTCAAATGCTGATACAATTTTTTGTCAGCGGCTTTTTTTACTGATTCAAACGCTAACCAACAGCTGGCACAATCATTTTTCATTTATCCCTGTTGTGGATACACCTCAAATAACCGGCTGGGTTAAAGATCATTACAAGCAAATGAAACCAAAACACGAGAATGTACTCTATTTAATTCACAAAGAACTGCAGCAACTTCTTGAACGTTTTCCGGAAGCCGACGCTGAATTTTTCGTTGACTGTCTTGCTGGTTTTGAACACTACGGGATGAGCAGCTATCAATTGGCTAAGCATCATGAACTGGAGAGACTTGATGTTCCACTGCACCTGACAGCAATCGTACACCGCATGTTTTGGGAAATGGAACAGGAACCGGGAAAATTCCCAATCATATCGTATATTATAAAGGATGTGAAACAGGAGACAAAGCTCTCCCAGTCAGCTTCTAAAACTGATATCCTTTTGCGTGAAAACCATAACCCTGCGGAAATTGCCAGGATTCGAAACCTAAAAATCAATACCGTTTACGATCATATTGTCGAAATCGCTCTTTACGAGCCAAACTTTCCAATTGATGCATATATTTCAAATGAACAGCAGGAAAAAATTGCAGCCGCAATCAGAAAAGCAAAAAGCTTTAAATTGAAGGACATTAAAAGCGGGATTGATGATGAGATAAGTTATTTTCAAATACGACTTGTTTTAGCGACACACCATAAAGGAGTCAGGTGA